A region of Deltaproteobacteria bacterium DNA encodes the following proteins:
- a CDS encoding glycosyltransferase family 4 protein has protein sequence MRILFVSHYFPPEVNAPANRTHEHARQWVRDGHEVTVITGVPNHPRGEIFPGYRNRLLQEERIDGIRVLRTWTYVTPNEGFVRRTLNYLLFAAASVLASLRAPRPDVVVATSPQFFVGLAGAVISRLRRRPFVLEVRDLWPDSIVQLGQLRSARAIRFLEWVETRLYRSAAGIVVNTRAFIDHISSRGVPRDRIELVYNGIDAKLFAPRPPDPELLRRHGLEGRWLAAYIGTLGLAHALGTILDTAEGMRDREDVAFLLIGDGADRARLEAEAARRGLTNVRFLGLRPRAEIPAWIASVDCLLVMLRDLPVFETVIPSKVFEFCAQQRPVVVAARGEIRRLVEEAKAGFLVDPEDAVQLADVLERIRTHPEEAALRARAGREWVDQGFQRDALASRMAEFLERITGSAP, from the coding sequence GTGAGGATCCTCTTCGTCAGCCACTACTTCCCACCCGAGGTCAACGCGCCTGCGAACCGGACCCACGAGCACGCCCGCCAGTGGGTCCGGGACGGCCACGAGGTCACCGTGATCACGGGCGTCCCCAACCACCCGCGCGGCGAGATCTTCCCCGGCTATCGCAACCGCCTGCTCCAGGAGGAGCGGATCGACGGGATCCGCGTGCTCCGGACCTGGACCTATGTCACGCCCAACGAGGGGTTCGTGCGGCGGACGCTCAACTACCTGCTCTTCGCGGCGGCCTCGGTCCTGGCCTCGCTGCGCGCGCCGCGGCCGGACGTCGTGGTCGCCACCAGCCCGCAGTTCTTCGTGGGCCTCGCGGGGGCCGTCATCTCCCGCCTCCGCCGCCGTCCCTTCGTGCTCGAGGTGCGCGACCTCTGGCCGGACTCGATCGTCCAGCTCGGGCAGCTCCGGAGCGCGCGCGCGATCCGCTTCCTCGAGTGGGTCGAGACCCGCCTCTACCGGAGCGCGGCGGGGATCGTCGTCAATACGCGCGCCTTCATCGATCACATCAGCAGCCGCGGGGTCCCGCGCGACCGGATCGAGCTCGTCTACAACGGCATCGACGCCAAGCTGTTCGCGCCGCGGCCGCCGGATCCCGAGCTGCTCCGGCGGCACGGGCTCGAGGGCCGCTGGCTCGCGGCCTACATCGGGACGCTCGGCCTCGCCCACGCGCTCGGAACGATCCTCGACACTGCCGAAGGGATGCGGGATCGCGAGGACGTGGCGTTCCTCCTGATCGGTGACGGGGCCGATCGCGCGCGTCTCGAGGCCGAGGCCGCCCGGCGCGGCCTCACGAACGTCCGCTTCCTCGGGCTCCGGCCCCGCGCCGAGATCCCGGCCTGGATCGCTTCCGTCGACTGCCTGCTCGTGATGCTGCGGGATCTCCCGGTCTTCGAGACCGTGATCCCGTCGAAGGTCTTCGAGTTCTGCGCGCAGCAGCGCCCGGTCGTGGTGGCCGCGCGGGGCGAGATCCGCCGCCTGGTCGAGGAGGCGAAGGCCGGATTCCTCGTCGATCCCGAGGACGCCGTGCAGCTCGCCGACGTCCTCGAACGGATCCGTACCCATCCGGAGGAGGCGGCGCTGCGGGCGCGCGCCGGACGCGAATGGGTGGATCAGGGCTTCCAGCGCGACGCGCTAGCCTCCCGGATGGCCGAGTTCCTGGAGCGGATCACGGGAAGCGCCCCATGA
- the wecB gene encoding UDP-N-acetylglucosamine 2-epimerase (non-hydrolyzing), with protein sequence MSERTDRRIRVLTVAGARPNFMKVAPLLRVMRARPGIDALLVHTGQHYDAAMSDAFFRDLGIPEPDVHLGVGSGSHAVQTADVLRAIEPVLVERQPDVVLVVGDVNSTLAATLAAVKLGIPVAHVEAGLRSFDRSMPEEINRLMTDAVSRWLFTSEPSGAENLRREGVAEDRIHFVGNVMIDTLLGHLERARKAAPFERLGLEPGGYALLTLHRPGNVDDPARLRGLFAALEDLHRELPVLFPIHPRTSASIANRLDGRTPALQLTEPLGYLEFLGLMASARLVLTDSGGIQEETTALGVPCLTLRDSTERPVTLSEGTNLLIGSDPAAIRRESRRILDGEARKGRVPEGWDGRAAERIVAVLEAQAGGGALDGGL encoded by the coding sequence TTGAGCGAACGGACCGATCGACGGATCCGCGTGCTGACCGTGGCCGGCGCGCGCCCGAACTTCATGAAGGTGGCGCCCCTGCTGCGGGTGATGCGCGCGCGGCCGGGGATCGACGCGCTGCTCGTCCACACCGGCCAGCACTACGACGCGGCGATGTCGGACGCCTTCTTCCGCGACCTCGGGATCCCCGAGCCCGACGTACACCTCGGCGTCGGCTCGGGCTCCCACGCTGTGCAGACGGCCGACGTGCTGCGCGCGATCGAGCCCGTCCTGGTCGAGCGGCAGCCAGACGTCGTGCTCGTGGTGGGCGACGTGAACTCCACCCTGGCGGCGACCCTGGCCGCGGTGAAGCTCGGGATCCCGGTCGCCCACGTCGAGGCGGGCCTGCGCTCCTTCGACCGCTCGATGCCGGAGGAGATCAATCGCCTCATGACGGACGCCGTCTCGCGGTGGCTGTTCACGAGCGAGCCCTCGGGCGCCGAGAACCTGCGCCGGGAGGGCGTCGCCGAGGATCGCATCCACTTCGTCGGCAACGTGATGATCGACACCCTGCTCGGGCACCTCGAGCGGGCCCGCAAGGCGGCGCCCTTCGAGCGGCTGGGCCTCGAGCCGGGCGGCTACGCGCTGCTCACCCTGCACCGGCCGGGGAACGTGGACGACCCCGCGCGCCTACGCGGGCTCTTCGCCGCGCTCGAGGACCTGCACCGCGAGCTGCCCGTCCTCTTTCCGATCCACCCGCGAACGAGCGCCTCGATCGCGAACCGGCTCGACGGGCGCACTCCGGCCCTCCAGCTCACCGAGCCGCTCGGCTACCTCGAGTTCCTGGGCCTCATGGCAAGCGCGCGGCTCGTGCTGACGGACTCCGGGGGGATCCAGGAGGAGACCACCGCGCTCGGCGTGCCCTGTCTCACCCTGCGCGACAGCACGGAGCGCCCGGTCACCCTCAGCGAGGGGACGAATCTCCTGATCGGCAGCGACCCGGCCGCGATCCGCCGGGAATCCCGCCGCATCCTCGACGGCGAGGCGCGGAAGGGGCGCGTGCCGGAGGGGTGGGATGGCCGTGCCGCCGAGCGGATCGTCGCGGTCCTCGAGGCACAGGCTGGCGGCGGCGCCCTGGACGGCGGGCTCTGA
- a CDS encoding DUF5989 family protein, whose translation MAKSSGGRLESLGIFKDLWAFMRVRKKWWLGPILVTMLLLSLLIVLTQGSAVAPFIYALF comes from the coding sequence ATGGCAAAGAGCAGCGGCGGGCGACTCGAGAGCCTCGGCATCTTCAAGGACCTGTGGGCCTTCATGCGCGTGCGCAAGAAGTGGTGGCTGGGTCCGATCCTCGTCACGATGCTGCTGCTCTCGCTGCTGATCGTGCTGACCCAGGGCTCGGCGGTGGCGCCGTTCATCTACGCGCTGTTCTAG
- a CDS encoding carbamoyltransferase, whose product MNVLGISCFYHDSAAALLRDGELVAAAHEERFTRKRHDPDLPKQAVAYCLREAGIGIDEVDYVAFYDKPFVKFERILLTYLATFPKSLPSFSKAIPVWLKEKLWVPSVIARELGYQGEVLFSEHHQSHAAAAFLPSPYEEAAILTVDGVGEWATATEAVGRGNQIEMLREIRFPHSLGLLYSAFTYYLGFKVNSAEYKVMGAAPYGEPKYYDLILKELVDLREDGSFKLNMKYFAYDYGLTMTNDRFAKLFGHPRRDPESKMEAFHWDCAASVQKVTEEVMLRMVRDLHARTGLRNLVMAGGVALNCVANGRIVREGPFENLWVQPAAGDAGSALGAALFVHNSVLGHPRRFRMDHAYWGPAWSDEEIRRWLDERKLPYHARSRDEMIRETARQLHEEQAVVGWMQGRMEWGPRSLGMRSILADPRNQENWQRVNLKIKFRESFRPFAPAVLADRASEWFELDRESPYMLLVCQVKPGREIPAVTHVDGSARVQTVTRETAPAFYDLIAEFDRQTGCPVLINTSFNVRGEPIVCSPEHAYLCFMRTDMDVLVLGNQLLFKREQPKLEEDEDWRTLYALD is encoded by the coding sequence GTGAACGTCCTCGGCATCTCGTGCTTCTACCACGACTCGGCAGCGGCGCTCCTGCGCGACGGCGAGCTCGTCGCGGCCGCGCACGAGGAGCGCTTCACCCGCAAGCGCCACGATCCGGACCTCCCGAAGCAGGCCGTCGCCTACTGCCTGCGCGAGGCCGGGATCGGCATCGACGAGGTCGACTACGTCGCCTTCTACGACAAGCCCTTCGTCAAGTTCGAGCGCATCCTGCTCACCTACCTCGCGACCTTCCCGAAGTCGCTGCCGTCCTTCTCGAAGGCGATCCCCGTCTGGCTCAAGGAGAAGCTCTGGGTCCCGAGCGTGATCGCGCGCGAGCTCGGCTACCAGGGCGAGGTCCTCTTCTCCGAGCACCACCAGTCGCACGCCGCCGCCGCCTTCCTGCCCTCCCCCTACGAGGAGGCGGCGATCCTCACCGTGGACGGCGTCGGCGAGTGGGCGACGGCCACCGAGGCCGTGGGCCGCGGCAACCAGATCGAGATGCTGCGCGAGATCCGCTTCCCGCACTCGCTCGGGCTCCTCTACAGCGCCTTCACCTACTACCTGGGATTCAAGGTGAACAGCGCCGAGTACAAGGTGATGGGCGCCGCCCCCTACGGCGAGCCGAAGTACTACGACCTGATCCTGAAGGAGCTCGTGGACCTGCGCGAGGACGGCTCCTTCAAGCTGAACATGAAGTACTTCGCCTACGACTACGGCCTCACCATGACCAACGATCGCTTCGCGAAGCTCTTCGGGCACCCGCGCCGCGATCCCGAGTCGAAGATGGAGGCCTTCCACTGGGACTGCGCGGCGAGCGTCCAGAAGGTCACCGAGGAGGTCATGCTCCGGATGGTGCGGGACCTCCACGCCCGCACGGGCCTGCGGAACCTCGTGATGGCGGGCGGCGTGGCGCTCAACTGCGTCGCCAACGGCCGGATCGTCCGCGAAGGGCCCTTCGAGAACCTCTGGGTGCAGCCGGCGGCCGGCGACGCGGGGAGCGCCCTCGGTGCCGCCCTCTTCGTCCACAACAGCGTCCTCGGCCACCCGCGGCGCTTCCGGATGGACCACGCCTACTGGGGCCCCGCCTGGTCGGACGAGGAGATCCGCCGCTGGCTCGACGAGCGCAAGCTCCCCTACCACGCCCGCTCCCGCGACGAGATGATCCGCGAGACCGCCCGCCAGCTCCACGAGGAGCAGGCCGTGGTCGGCTGGATGCAGGGGCGCATGGAGTGGGGGCCGCGTTCGCTCGGCATGCGCAGCATCCTGGCCGACCCGCGCAACCAGGAGAACTGGCAGCGGGTCAACCTGAAGATCAAGTTCCGCGAGAGCTTCCGTCCCTTCGCCCCGGCCGTCCTGGCGGATCGGGCGTCCGAGTGGTTCGAGCTCGACCGCGAGAGCCCCTACATGCTGCTCGTCTGCCAGGTGAAGCCCGGCCGCGAGATCCCGGCCGTCACCCACGTGGACGGCTCGGCGCGCGTCCAGACCGTGACCCGCGAGACGGCGCCCGCCTTCTACGACCTGATCGCGGAGTTCGACCGCCAGACCGGCTGCCCGGTCCTGATCAACACCTCCTTCAACGTGCGCGGCGAGCCGATCGTCTGCTCGCCCGAGCACGCCTATCTCTGCTTCATGCGTACCGACATGGACGTGCTGGTCCTGGGCAACCAGCTTCTCTTCAAGCGTGAGCAGCCGAAGCTCGAAGAAGACGAGGATTGGCGCACGCTCTACGCATTGGACTAG
- a CDS encoding sigma-54 dependent transcriptional regulator: MAQSHRMLVIDDDPGLRDYLKALASSRGYQVFTAGTGEDAIESLDATRPDLVTLDLVLPGMDGLETLRRIKERLPDVPVVMLSGHGQARNIVEAMKLGASDFLRKPFEVEELEVAFQKALEKRALRKEVEELRGRVRSESELLMLCGDDPKMKEVRDIIEQVADTDITVLVRGESGTGKELVARALHRLSNRADRPFVKVNCAALPSELLESELFGFEKGAFTGAQRRKLGKFEYANRGTIFLDEISEMHPALQAKLLQVLQDGEFSRLGGESDVRVDTRVIAATNRNLESAVADGSFREDLFYRLNVVTVQLPALRDRRDAIPLLTEHFLAMYNQQYGKDLKQLRPRTVEMFHGYHWPGNVRELENMVKRMVVLGTDATVLEEITHRMASATPENGGEGPLDLGALGVDLDDAKSLDLKAIAKRAAQMAEKRVIERVLDQTRWNRKEAAERLQISYKALLYKMKENGLSPAG; encoded by the coding sequence ATGGCGCAGTCCCATCGGATGCTGGTGATCGACGACGACCCCGGCCTGCGGGACTACCTCAAGGCGCTGGCTTCGAGCCGCGGCTACCAGGTCTTCACCGCCGGCACCGGCGAAGACGCGATCGAGTCGCTCGATGCGACCCGCCCCGACCTCGTGACGCTCGACCTGGTGCTGCCGGGCATGGACGGCCTCGAGACCCTGCGCCGGATCAAGGAGCGCTTGCCCGACGTCCCGGTCGTGATGCTCTCCGGCCACGGCCAGGCCCGCAACATCGTCGAGGCCATGAAGCTCGGGGCCTCCGACTTCCTGCGCAAGCCCTTCGAGGTGGAGGAGCTCGAGGTCGCCTTCCAGAAGGCGCTCGAGAAGCGCGCGCTCCGCAAGGAGGTGGAGGAGCTGCGCGGGCGCGTCCGCTCGGAGAGCGAGCTCCTGATGTTGTGCGGCGACGACCCCAAGATGAAGGAGGTCCGCGACATCATCGAGCAGGTGGCCGACACCGACATCACGGTGCTGGTGCGCGGCGAGAGCGGGACGGGCAAGGAGCTGGTGGCGCGCGCGCTCCACCGCCTGTCGAACCGCGCGGACCGCCCGTTCGTGAAGGTCAACTGCGCGGCCCTGCCCTCGGAGCTCCTCGAGAGCGAGCTCTTCGGCTTCGAGAAGGGCGCCTTCACGGGCGCCCAGCGCCGCAAGCTCGGGAAGTTCGAGTACGCGAACCGCGGGACGATCTTCCTCGACGAGATCAGCGAGATGCACCCGGCCCTGCAGGCGAAGCTCCTGCAGGTCCTGCAGGACGGCGAGTTCTCGCGGCTCGGCGGCGAGAGCGACGTGCGGGTGGACACGCGCGTCATCGCCGCGACCAACCGGAACCTCGAGTCGGCCGTGGCCGACGGCAGCTTCCGCGAGGATCTCTTCTACCGACTCAACGTGGTGACCGTGCAGCTCCCGGCCCTGCGGGATCGGCGGGACGCGATCCCGTTACTCACGGAGCACTTCCTCGCCATGTACAACCAGCAGTACGGAAAGGACCTGAAGCAGCTCCGCCCGCGCACCGTGGAGATGTTCCACGGCTACCACTGGCCCGGGAACGTGCGCGAGCTCGAGAACATGGTGAAGCGGATGGTGGTCCTCGGGACGGATGCGACCGTCCTGGAGGAGATCACCCACAGGATGGCGTCGGCAACGCCCGAGAATGGGGGCGAAGGCCCCCTCGACCTCGGGGCCCTGGGCGTGGATCTCGACGACGCCAAGAGCCTGGATCTCAAGGCGATCGCCAAACGTGCCGCCCAGATGGCCGAGAAGCGGGTGATCGAGCGGGTCCTGGACCAGACGCGCTGGAACCGGAAGGAAGCCGCCGAGCGGCTCCAGATCAGCTACAAAGCCCTGCTTTACAAAATGAAGGAAAACGGCCTCAGCCCGGCGGGCTGA
- a CDS encoding polysaccharide biosynthesis/export family protein, which translates to MDGRECASAITMTVVLLAMAAGASLGFASVAEAQDDGAVATGEPTPAEQPASETVPLPAPSAGLDEAGDYLIGAPDLLRILVWRSPELSTEVPVRPDGRISVPLLGDIQAAGMTTHELRDRIATGLSEFISAPDVTVIVLEVNSKVVYLVGAVSHPTAVPLNREMRVLDAISVAGGFSPFADRDDVRILRPLADGSIEQHEFNYKRFVKGKDPDANLLLRAGDTIVVPD; encoded by the coding sequence ATGGATGGCAGGGAGTGCGCGAGCGCGATCACGATGACGGTCGTCCTGCTGGCGATGGCGGCCGGAGCCTCACTCGGCTTCGCATCGGTCGCCGAGGCCCAGGACGACGGAGCGGTCGCGACGGGCGAGCCGACCCCCGCGGAGCAGCCGGCGTCCGAGACGGTTCCGCTCCCCGCACCCTCCGCCGGGCTCGACGAGGCGGGAGACTATCTCATCGGTGCGCCCGACCTGCTGCGGATCCTGGTCTGGCGCAGCCCCGAGCTCTCGACCGAGGTTCCGGTGCGGCCCGACGGCCGGATCTCGGTGCCGCTCCTGGGCGACATCCAGGCCGCCGGGATGACCACCCATGAGCTCCGCGATCGCATCGCGACGGGGCTCAGCGAGTTCATCAGCGCTCCCGACGTCACGGTGATTGTGCTCGAGGTGAACAGCAAGGTCGTGTACCTGGTCGGAGCGGTGTCGCACCCCACCGCGGTGCCGCTGAATCGCGAAATGCGGGTGCTCGACGCGATCTCGGTCGCCGGCGGATTCTCGCCCTTCGCCGATCGTGACGATGTCCGCATCCTGCGCCCGCTCGCAGACGGCAGCATCGAGCAGCACGAGTTCAACTACAAGCGCTTCGTCAAGGGCAAGGACCCCGATGCGAACCTCCTGCTCCGGGCAGGAGACACGATCGTGGTTCCGGACTAG
- a CDS encoding AAA family ATPase produces the protein MYLEHYGLIRAPFEMTPDPAFLYLGEAHQEGLATLVYGVRARKGFVMLTGEVGTGKTTLLHALLAQLAPGTASAFLFNPRLEPLDFFRLLFDEFGIPQRCATKGEYLIALNEFLIEQLRKDQPALLIVDEAQNLSAEMLEEIRLLSNLETATSKLIQIMLVGQPELERKLQLPELRQLRQRIVLRFRLRPFTLVETANYVEERLRLAGYTGKGLFRRSAVEALHERSGGIPRLINVLCDGALLSGYSQGTATIDRGHIEEVARDLGMIEGQEDGAAGRPAVTATPPGRWRRRVRGWFR, from the coding sequence ATGTACCTCGAGCACTACGGCCTGATCCGCGCGCCCTTCGAGATGACGCCCGACCCGGCGTTCCTGTATCTCGGAGAGGCGCATCAGGAGGGGCTCGCGACGCTCGTCTACGGCGTGCGGGCGCGCAAGGGCTTCGTCATGCTCACGGGCGAGGTCGGCACCGGAAAGACGACGCTGCTGCACGCGCTGCTCGCGCAGCTCGCGCCCGGCACGGCCTCGGCGTTCCTCTTCAACCCCCGGCTCGAGCCGCTCGACTTCTTCCGCCTGCTCTTCGACGAGTTCGGCATCCCGCAGCGCTGTGCGACCAAGGGCGAGTACCTGATCGCGCTCAACGAGTTCCTGATCGAGCAGCTCCGCAAGGACCAGCCGGCGCTCCTGATCGTGGACGAGGCGCAGAACCTCTCCGCGGAGATGCTCGAGGAGATCCGGCTGCTCTCGAACCTCGAGACGGCCACCTCGAAGCTGATCCAGATCATGCTGGTGGGCCAGCCCGAGCTCGAGCGCAAGCTCCAGCTCCCCGAGCTGCGCCAGCTCCGCCAGCGCATCGTGCTGCGCTTCCGCCTGCGTCCCTTCACGCTGGTCGAGACGGCGAACTACGTCGAGGAGCGGCTGCGGCTCGCCGGCTACACGGGCAAGGGGCTCTTCCGCCGCTCGGCGGTCGAGGCCCTGCACGAGCGGAGCGGCGGGATCCCCCGGCTGATCAACGTCCTGTGCGACGGCGCCCTGCTCTCCGGGTACTCGCAGGGCACGGCGACGATCGACCGGGGACACATCGAAGAGGTGGCTCGGGATCTCGGAATGATCGAAGGGCAGGAGGACGGCGCTGCCGGCCGGCCTGCCGTCACGGCCACGCCGCCGGGCCGCTGGCGCCGGCGCGTGCGCGGCTGGTTCCGCTGA
- a CDS encoding CpsD/CapB family tyrosine-protein kinase gives MGKVYDALQKAEAQRPARSAASVRPSEAVMTGGVSPVRDRGESLLDGLLRRLRGQRKPAAEDGTSINKRRIALLHPDSFVAEQFRSLRARLDSLAAQRPLRTLAIASALPGEGKTTAAVNLALVSSMAVGRRVLLVDCDLRKPKVHTALGLRPELGLAEILAGQATPDRAILKVEGCELHVLPVRGTPSNPSELLGSERMRTLLEELARGYDQVILDMPPTLGLPDAKALSELADGVVLVVRADETPQEDVEAALDVLDRRRILGVVLNGAVTDSQRYGY, from the coding sequence ATGGGGAAGGTCTACGACGCACTCCAGAAGGCCGAGGCCCAGCGGCCCGCGCGCAGTGCCGCCTCGGTCCGGCCGTCCGAGGCCGTGATGACCGGGGGCGTCTCGCCGGTGCGGGACCGCGGCGAGAGCCTCCTCGACGGGCTGCTCCGGCGCCTGCGCGGCCAGCGCAAGCCGGCGGCCGAGGACGGCACGAGCATCAACAAGCGCCGGATCGCGCTGCTCCATCCCGACTCGTTCGTGGCGGAGCAGTTCCGGTCGCTGCGCGCGCGCCTCGACTCGCTCGCGGCGCAGCGGCCCCTGCGCACGCTTGCGATCGCGAGCGCGCTGCCCGGGGAGGGGAAGACGACGGCTGCGGTGAACCTGGCCCTGGTCAGCTCGATGGCGGTCGGCCGCCGCGTGCTGCTGGTGGACTGTGATCTCCGCAAGCCCAAGGTCCACACGGCCCTCGGCCTGCGGCCCGAGCTCGGGCTTGCCGAGATCCTCGCGGGCCAGGCCACGCCCGACCGCGCGATCCTGAAGGTCGAGGGCTGCGAGCTCCACGTGCTGCCCGTGCGCGGGACGCCCTCGAATCCCTCCGAGCTGCTCGGCTCGGAGCGGATGCGGACGCTGCTCGAGGAGCTGGCGCGCGGCTACGATCAGGTGATCCTGGACATGCCGCCGACGCTCGGGCTTCCGGACGCGAAGGCGCTCAGCGAGCTCGCCGACGGCGTGGTCCTGGTGGTGCGGGCGGACGAGACGCCCCAGGAGGACGTGGAGGCTGCGCTCGACGTCCTCGACCGGCGGCGCATCCTCGGCGTGGTCCTGAACGGCGCCGTGACCGACAGCCAGCGCTACGGATACTGA
- a CDS encoding MraY family glycosyltransferase produces MSVVSLVIPMLAAAGVAAAVTPIVGRLARAVGVIDRPDERKVNRRENIPLLGGLAVALGFLVGLSVATMLSGDAARFRGHLEGQILGSLILLALGVVDDRRPLNAWPKLAGQLCAAGVAIFYGFRIEHLSDPITQTVFSLPAVLVWAVSLLWIVGITNAMNLMDGLDGLTTGVGVIIGTTLTLISFQAGETVGVLIGVVFVGALLGFLPYNFPPARIFLGDTGALFIGFNLSLLALEGYRKASMLTFVVPLLALAVPLLDTALSIYRRVRRRASILSPDRQHMHHRLLESEGSHRAAVLSIWFLTACFCVIAVSFTNLEGWAALVFLALVIVLTLRLLRNLGFFAVQGAQEPVDSREEEAR; encoded by the coding sequence GTGAGCGTTGTGAGTCTGGTGATTCCGATGCTGGCCGCCGCGGGTGTGGCGGCGGCAGTGACGCCGATCGTCGGCCGGCTCGCGCGCGCGGTCGGGGTGATCGACCGCCCCGACGAGCGCAAGGTGAACCGCCGCGAGAACATCCCGCTGCTCGGCGGGCTCGCCGTCGCGCTCGGCTTCCTGGTCGGTCTCTCGGTCGCGACGATGCTGAGCGGCGACGCCGCCCGCTTCCGCGGGCACCTCGAGGGCCAGATCCTCGGCAGCCTGATCCTCCTCGCCCTCGGGGTGGTGGACGACCGCCGCCCGCTGAACGCGTGGCCCAAGCTCGCCGGGCAGCTCTGTGCCGCCGGCGTCGCGATCTTCTACGGCTTCCGCATCGAGCACCTCTCCGACCCCATCACGCAGACGGTCTTCTCCCTGCCGGCGGTGCTGGTCTGGGCGGTGTCGCTCCTGTGGATCGTCGGGATCACGAACGCGATGAACCTGATGGACGGGCTCGACGGCCTGACCACGGGCGTGGGCGTGATCATCGGCACGACCCTCACCCTGATCAGCTTCCAGGCCGGAGAGACGGTCGGCGTCCTGATCGGCGTCGTCTTCGTCGGGGCCCTGCTCGGGTTCCTCCCCTACAACTTCCCGCCGGCACGCATCTTCCTGGGCGACACGGGAGCGCTCTTCATCGGCTTCAACCTCTCGCTGCTGGCGCTCGAGGGCTACCGCAAGGCCTCGATGCTGACCTTCGTGGTGCCGCTGCTGGCGCTCGCGGTTCCCCTCCTGGACACGGCCCTGTCGATCTACCGGCGCGTCCGCCGGCGGGCCTCGATCCTGTCCCCGGATCGCCAGCACATGCACCACCGGCTCCTCGAATCGGAGGGCTCGCATCGCGCCGCGGTGCTCTCGATCTGGTTCCTGACCGCCTGCTTCTGCGTGATCGCCGTCTCCTTCACCAATCTCGAGGGCTGGGCGGCGCTGGTCTTCCTGGCCCTCGTGATCGTGCTGACCCTGCGGCTGCTGCGGAATCTCGGCTTCTTCGCGGTGCAGGGTGCGCAGGAGCCGGTCGATTCGCGCGAGGAAGAGGCCCGGTGA
- a CDS encoding GDP-mannose 4,6-dehydratase, which translates to MSRPGRVLVTGGAGFVGSTLVDRLLGEGREVVALDSFDPFYPEAHKRENLAGAMRSPRFRLEVGDIRDAGAVGRALAGGVDAIVHLAALAGVRPSLERPAEYADVNVRGTAVVAEAAVRAGVQRLVFASSSSVYGEREQASGPFRESDPVERPVSPYAATKRAGELLLHTFHHAHGLPIVCARIFTAYGPRQRPDLAIRKFAERIAAGRPIPVFGDGSATRDFTYVDDLVEALVRATDSELGFEILNFGAGRTVRLLDVVAALERTLGRKAEIEWLPPQVGDVPRTWADVSAAKAALGWAPAVEIEDGIERFAGWLRGRAG; encoded by the coding sequence GTGAGCCGTCCCGGGCGGGTCCTCGTCACGGGCGGTGCCGGCTTCGTCGGCTCGACGCTGGTGGACCGCCTGCTCGGCGAGGGCCGCGAGGTCGTGGCCCTCGACTCCTTCGATCCCTTCTACCCCGAGGCGCACAAGCGCGAGAACCTGGCGGGAGCGATGCGCTCGCCGCGCTTCCGGCTCGAGGTCGGCGACATCCGCGACGCCGGGGCGGTGGGCCGCGCGCTGGCCGGCGGCGTGGACGCGATCGTGCACCTGGCCGCGCTCGCCGGCGTGCGGCCGAGCCTCGAGCGGCCGGCCGAGTACGCCGACGTGAACGTGCGGGGAACGGCGGTCGTCGCCGAGGCGGCGGTGCGGGCGGGCGTGCAGCGGCTGGTCTTCGCCTCCTCGTCGTCGGTGTACGGCGAGCGCGAGCAGGCGAGCGGGCCGTTCCGGGAGAGCGATCCCGTCGAGCGGCCGGTCTCGCCCTATGCCGCGACCAAGCGCGCCGGGGAGCTCCTGCTCCACACCTTCCACCACGCGCACGGCCTCCCGATCGTGTGCGCGCGGATCTTCACCGCCTACGGCCCGCGCCAGCGCCCCGACCTCGCGATCCGCAAGTTCGCGGAGCGGATCGCCGCGGGGCGCCCGATCCCGGTCTTCGGCGACGGCTCCGCGACGCGCGACTTCACCTACGTGGACGACCTGGTGGAGGCGCTGGTGCGCGCCACCGACAGCGAGCTCGGCTTCGAGATCCTGAACTTCGGCGCGGGCCGTACCGTGCGGCTCCTCGACGTGGTGGCGGCGCTCGAGCGCACCCTCGGGCGCAAGGCCGAGATCGAGTGGCTGCCGCCGCAGGTGGGCGACGTGCCGCGCACCTGGGCCGACGTCTCCGCGGCCAAGGCCGCGCTCGGCTGGGCGCCGGCGGTCGAGATCGAGGACGGCATCGAGCGCTTCGCCGGATGGCTGCGCGGGAGGGCAGGGTGA